The proteins below come from a single Vicinamibacterales bacterium genomic window:
- a CDS encoding amidohydrolase family protein produces LALTGCVEPAVEPVPGLKAFAGARIIDGNGTTIENGILVVRDGRVEAVGASDSVSVPAGAEQLDLTGRTIIPGFINSHGHVGATRGLESNPELYTRGNLLHQLELYARYGVTTVFSLGGDDQAGVTLRDEQDLSLDRSRLFVAGPVVNGATAEDVEPLVDEIAGMGADIIKIRVDDNLGSTTKMPEEAWRAVIERAHEHGLRVAAHVFYLDDAKKLVEANVDFLAHSVRDTDVDQELIDGMLERDVCLSPTLMREVSTFVYESRPDFFDDPFFLRATDPNVIIGLEDPVRQARIQDSESAQGYKAALEVAMRNVKALSDAGVHIAFGTDTGPVGRFQGYFEQLELERMVEAGLTPLQALVSATGDAAGCMEVSEDLGTLAMGNWADFVVLSANPLDDILNTRSIESVWIAGNLVPTVG; encoded by the coding sequence CTGGCACTGACCGGTTGCGTGGAACCAGCGGTTGAACCCGTACCAGGCCTTAAGGCCTTCGCCGGTGCACGTATTATCGACGGCAATGGCACCACGATCGAGAATGGCATTCTAGTCGTCCGAGACGGTCGTGTCGAAGCGGTCGGAGCGTCCGACTCTGTGTCCGTACCGGCTGGTGCCGAACAACTTGATCTAACGGGCCGAACGATCATTCCGGGTTTCATTAATAGTCATGGTCACGTCGGCGCTACTAGGGGACTCGAGTCAAACCCTGAGTTGTACACCCGTGGTAACTTGCTGCATCAGTTGGAACTGTATGCCCGCTACGGCGTCACCACGGTCTTTAGTCTCGGCGGCGATGATCAGGCAGGTGTCACTCTCCGCGATGAACAGGATTTATCACTCGATCGAAGTCGGCTATTCGTTGCTGGCCCGGTTGTTAACGGCGCAACGGCGGAAGATGTTGAGCCCCTCGTCGACGAAATCGCCGGAATGGGAGCCGACATAATCAAGATCCGTGTCGACGATAATCTCGGGTCTACCACTAAGATGCCGGAAGAGGCGTGGCGTGCTGTGATTGAACGAGCACACGAACATGGCCTACGAGTAGCTGCACACGTGTTCTACCTAGATGATGCGAAAAAGCTAGTCGAGGCCAACGTCGATTTTCTCGCCCACAGTGTTCGGGACACGGACGTCGACCAGGAACTGATTGACGGCATGCTTGAGCGAGACGTGTGCCTAAGTCCAACACTGATGCGCGAGGTTTCAACATTCGTTTACGAATCACGGCCTGACTTCTTCGACGACCCTTTCTTCCTTCGGGCCACCGACCCCAATGTGATCATTGGGCTCGAGGATCCCGTTCGCCAAGCGCGGATTCAAGATAGCGAGAGTGCTCAAGGGTATAAAGCAGCGCTTGAAGTGGCAATGCGGAATGTCAAAGCGCTGTCTGACGCTGGAGTGCATATCGCATTCGGCACTGACACAGGTCCGGTCGGCCGCTTCCAAGGTTATTTCGAACAGCTCGAACTCGAGCGGATGGTTGAAGCCGGCTTAACTCCTTTACAGGCACTCGTTTCTGCTACTGGTGACGCCGCGGGGTGCATGGAGGTTAGCGAGGACCTGGGCACTCTGGCGATGGGTAACTGGGCAGATTTCGTGGTGCTGTCGGCGAACCCGCTGGACGATATCCTTAACACGCGATCGATTGAATCAGTTTGGATCGCAGGAAATCTTGTCCCAACCGTCGGTTGA
- a CDS encoding GNAT family N-acetyltransferase produces MTARRSVAVALYRALAKDPFYRTIAGAQHRDTPAFKTALVQYFEYALDEAEAIGKLVVDEGQLGAAAWFLPIAPGITQEAKIRKERALHEVLSEAGLVTYQRITEFMSQRSRVCIPADAWYLSIVGITPKAQGKGLGRKLLEPTLTEADEAKAVCYLETFSMRNVTFYTRLGFDVIGMPHEPTTGAHYAIMVRRPSPDSSNIAPDLASTI; encoded by the coding sequence GTGACGGCAAGGCGCTCAGTCGCGGTTGCGTTGTACCGTGCACTTGCCAAAGACCCTTTCTACCGTACGATCGCAGGCGCCCAGCATCGAGACACACCGGCATTCAAAACTGCACTTGTGCAGTATTTCGAATACGCCTTGGACGAAGCTGAGGCAATCGGCAAGTTGGTCGTGGACGAAGGGCAGCTCGGTGCCGCCGCTTGGTTTCTCCCGATAGCGCCCGGGATCACGCAGGAGGCAAAAATCCGGAAAGAGCGAGCGCTTCACGAAGTGCTTAGCGAAGCCGGACTGGTCACCTATCAACGGATTACTGAATTTATGAGCCAGCGGTCACGGGTCTGCATCCCGGCGGATGCATGGTATCTGTCGATTGTTGGCATCACACCGAAAGCACAAGGGAAGGGGCTGGGGCGAAAATTGCTCGAGCCAACGCTCACCGAAGCTGACGAGGCCAAGGCCGTCTGTTATCTTGAAACGTTCAGCATGCGCAACGTAACGTTCTACACTCGGCTTGGGTTCGACGTTATTGGTATGCCCCACGAACCAACAACCGGGGCCCACTATGCAATCATGGTGCGTCGCCCAAGCCCTGATTCTTCCAATATCGCTCCAGACCTAGCCAGCACAATCTGA